A genomic region of Pyrus communis chromosome 14, drPyrComm1.1, whole genome shotgun sequence contains the following coding sequences:
- the LOC137714089 gene encoding transcription factor MYB59-like, with product MKMVQDQEQIRRGPWTEQEDFQLVCFVGLFGDRRWDFIAKVSGLKRTGKSCRLRWVNYLHPGLKRGKMTPQEERLVLELHTKWGNRWSRIARKLPGRTDNEIKNYWRTHMRKKAQEKKRAVSPSSSYSNCSSSSNITTAEGGASFYDTGGKETKASSGGKKTGGGDEAKEDEKREQREYSLDDIWKDINLPEMNIIEPVYDGNLSSCPLMVSPTPWEYCSDLLWKMDEEEESKNMFLPTPSGDHQFLSCYEYGKASLTG from the exons ATGAAAATGGTGCAAGATCAAGAACAAATCAGAAGGGGGCCATGGACTGAGCAAGAGGACTTCCAGCTGGTGTGCTTTGTGGGCCTGTTTGGAGACAGGCGATGGGATTTCATAGCCAAAGTTTCAG GTTTGAAAAGAACAGGTAAGAGTTGCAGGTTAAGATGGGTTAATTACTTGCATCCTGGCCTCAAAAGAGGAAAGATGACTCCTCAAGAAGAGCGCCTTGTGCTTGAGCTTCACACCAAATGGGGAAATAG GTGGTCACGAATTGCTAGAAAATTACCTGGGAGGACAGACAATGAGATCAAGAACTACTGGAGGACTCATATGAGGAAGAAGGCGCAAGAGAAAAAGAGGGCAGTGTCTCCCTCATCATCTTATTCCAATTGTTCCTCCTCATCAAACATCACCACAGCTGAAGGAGGGGCAAGCTTCTACGACACCGGTGGGAAGGAAACCAAAGCATCATCAGGAGGAAAGAAAACTGGAGGAGGAGACGAAGCGAAAGAAGACGAGAAAAGGGAGCAAAGGGAGTACTCACTAGACGATATATGGAAGGACATCAATCTGCCAGAAATGAACATTATTGAACCAGTTTATGATGGCAACCTTTCTTCTTGTCCTCTAATGGTTTCTCCGACGCCGTGGGAATACTGTTCCGACTTGCTTTGGAAAatggatgaagaagaagagagtaAGAATATGTTTCTTCCTACACCAAGTGGTGATCACCAATTTCTGTCATGCTATGAATATGGAAAAGCATCTCTGACTGGCTGA
- the LOC137715259 gene encoding uncharacterized protein yields the protein MAKLSNLYLLAYNSLQAAAWAVCLSLSLSSAINGAYASAGHLMYLLQMVQFLEVIHGAIGLVPSGVVFPLMQWAGRAHFLYVVRQTHEVQESPSVFITFVAWSLSEVIRYPHYAFNCTGSCPSWITYLRYTAFIVLYPPGMAGETWLMYQALPFIKKKSLSPDFPTGLSFSYYNFLRVLLVCYPFLCLKLYLHMFKQRRSKLGKHPKKKKR from the exons ATGGCAAAGCTATCCAATCTCTATCTCTTGGCTTACAACTCTCTTCAGGCTGCTGCATG GGCAGTTTGTCTCTCTCTAAGCTTGAGCAGCGCCATCAATGGCGCCTACGCTTCTGCTGGACACCTTATGT ATTTGCTCCAAATGGTTCAGTTCTTGGAAGTTATACACGGAGCCATTG GTCTGGTGCCGAGTGGAGTGGTGTTTCCTCTGATGCAATGGGCAGGAAGGGCGCATTTTCTGTATGTTGTGCGCCAAACCCATGag GTCCAGGAGTCGCCATCAGTCTTCATAACTTTTGTTGCTTGGAGCCTAAGTGAG GTTATTAGGTATCCACATTATGCTTTTAATTGCACGGGGAGCTGTCCATCTTGGATTACCTATCTCAG GTACACTGCATTCATTGTTTTGTATCCTCCAGGGATGGCTGGTGAAA CCTGGCTTATGTACCAAGCACTTCCTTTTATAAAGAAGAAGAGCCTCTCCCCAGATTTCCCCACTGGCCTCTCCTTCAGCTATTACAACTTTCTGAGG GTTTTGCTTGTCTGCTACCCATTCCTCTGCTTGAAACTTTACCTGCATATGTTCAAGCAACGCCGATCAAAACTGGGTAAGCaccccaagaagaagaaaaggtga